The Phycisphaeraceae bacterium genome includes a window with the following:
- a CDS encoding adenosylcobalamin-dependent ribonucleoside-diphosphate reductase, translating to MKINRRFTESGKDVFESVSWSRRSCRIGNLDGSVVFEMKDAEIPASWSQLASDIMISKYFRKAGVPSDGGANGLPDADFEVGGEVTVGPETSARQVIHRLAGCWRSWGEAHGYFDTAEDAQAFYDELCYMLLHQMAAPNSPQWFNTGLNWAYGINGPAQGHYYTDPATGETKKSEDAYSHPQPHACFIQSVGDDLVNEGGIMDLWVREARLFKYGSGTGTNFSSVRGENEPLSGGGKSSGLMSFLKIGDRAAGAIKSGGTTRRAAKMVCLDLDHPDIEHFVNWKVREEIKVAALVEGMKAIGGERASERDPETIGETAERLGLTLDYDFNGESYQTVSGQNSNNSVRISNAFFEALDSDGDWTLRGRTSGKVSNTIKARGLWDQVGYAAWRCADPGVQFDTTINEWHTCPESGRINASNPCSEYMFLDNTACNLASLNLLKFYDSETRAFDVEAYENSISIWTAVLEISVLMAQYPSESIARLSYEYRTLGLGYANLGAMLMQAGIPYDSERARAISGCLTAVLTGRSYATSAAMAKELGAFAGYEKNRESMLRVMRNHRRASYGVPRNPSMAANHELGAYEGLKIAPVPIDAGNLTSTREAAGVLSNAESLAERAKVAWDDALELGEAHGYRNAQVTVIAPTGTIGLLMDCDTTGVEPDFALVKFKKLAGGGYFKIANQSLKPALDALGYSEAQVKGIMTYVMGALTLEVAMPSAKGEVAANGPTFAEFLMDRGLEKADLDRLTKALPTVFEIGQAFTSWTLGDEGMKKLGLADKASEAGFDLLRALGLTGKQVEALNRAICGTQTVEGAPALKDEHLAVFDCANKCGKLGQRFIVAEGHIRMMAAAQPFITGAISKTINLPNEASVEDIQGCYRLSWELALKANALYRDGCKLSQPLNTGSSDTKDEDVLEAMEDEEAVELAREEVAEQVVALAGADEPIRERIVEKIVERPLRRRLSDTRHSRTHKFNVAGHEGYLTVGLYDDGTPGELFITMAKEGSTIGGLMDSLGTAISVALQYGVPVESLVTKFTHQRFEPAGMTHNPDIPFAKSLVDYIFRWMGMEFVSGYKSANAPLRSTDDGDDQTPATSRTMPTLTAAQTSHSTGNGNGKGHGRAAKPEAEVSESATAVLVEERKPRFDVRSDRVTVEDSSLAAAMKGLQADAPACDVCGTITVRNGTCYKCLNCGNSMGCS from the coding sequence ATGAAGATCAACCGCCGTTTTACTGAGTCGGGTAAGGATGTGTTTGAGAGTGTTTCGTGGTCGCGGCGCTCGTGCCGGATCGGGAACCTTGACGGCTCGGTGGTGTTTGAGATGAAGGACGCGGAGATCCCGGCGTCGTGGTCGCAGTTGGCGTCGGACATCATGATCTCGAAGTATTTCCGGAAGGCGGGGGTGCCGAGTGACGGCGGCGCTAATGGTCTGCCTGATGCTGATTTTGAGGTGGGCGGTGAGGTGACGGTGGGGCCGGAGACGTCGGCGCGGCAGGTGATTCATCGGCTGGCGGGTTGCTGGCGGTCGTGGGGTGAGGCGCATGGTTATTTTGATACGGCGGAGGATGCGCAGGCGTTTTATGACGAGCTGTGCTACATGCTGCTGCATCAGATGGCGGCACCGAACTCGCCGCAGTGGTTCAACACGGGGCTGAACTGGGCTTACGGGATCAATGGTCCGGCGCAGGGGCACTATTACACGGATCCGGCGACGGGTGAGACGAAGAAGTCGGAGGATGCTTACTCGCACCCGCAGCCTCATGCGTGTTTTATTCAGTCGGTGGGTGATGATCTGGTGAATGAGGGTGGGATCATGGACCTGTGGGTCCGTGAGGCGCGGCTGTTTAAGTATGGTTCGGGGACGGGGACGAACTTCTCGTCGGTGCGGGGTGAGAACGAGCCGCTTTCGGGTGGCGGGAAGAGTTCGGGGCTGATGAGTTTTCTGAAGATTGGTGATCGTGCGGCGGGTGCGATCAAGTCGGGGGGGACGACGCGTCGGGCGGCGAAGATGGTGTGCCTGGACCTGGATCACCCGGATATTGAGCACTTTGTGAACTGGAAGGTTCGCGAGGAGATCAAGGTGGCGGCGTTGGTGGAGGGGATGAAGGCGATCGGCGGGGAGCGGGCGTCGGAGCGTGATCCGGAGACGATTGGTGAGACGGCGGAGCGGCTGGGGTTGACGCTGGATTATGATTTTAATGGTGAGTCGTACCAGACGGTGTCGGGTCAGAACTCGAACAACTCGGTGCGGATCTCGAACGCGTTTTTCGAGGCGCTCGATAGCGACGGCGACTGGACGCTTCGGGGTCGGACCAGTGGGAAGGTGTCGAACACGATCAAGGCGCGGGGGTTGTGGGACCAGGTCGGTTATGCGGCGTGGCGGTGTGCGGACCCTGGGGTGCAGTTTGATACGACGATCAACGAGTGGCACACGTGCCCGGAGAGTGGTCGGATCAACGCGTCGAACCCGTGTTCGGAGTACATGTTCCTGGACAACACGGCGTGTAATCTGGCGTCGCTGAACCTGCTGAAGTTTTATGACTCGGAGACGCGGGCGTTTGATGTCGAGGCGTACGAGAACTCGATCTCGATCTGGACGGCGGTGCTGGAGATCTCGGTGCTGATGGCTCAGTATCCGAGCGAGTCGATTGCGCGGCTGTCGTATGAGTACCGGACGCTGGGGCTGGGTTATGCGAATCTCGGTGCGATGCTGATGCAGGCGGGGATTCCTTATGACTCGGAGCGGGCGCGGGCGATTTCGGGTTGTCTGACGGCGGTGCTGACGGGTCGGAGTTACGCGACATCGGCGGCGATGGCGAAGGAGTTGGGTGCGTTTGCGGGTTATGAGAAGAATCGTGAGTCGATGCTGCGGGTGATGCGGAATCATCGGCGGGCGTCTTACGGGGTTCCGCGGAACCCGTCGATGGCGGCGAATCACGAGCTTGGGGCTTATGAGGGGTTGAAGATCGCGCCGGTGCCGATTGACGCTGGGAATCTGACATCGACTCGTGAGGCGGCGGGTGTGCTGTCGAACGCGGAGTCGTTGGCGGAGCGAGCGAAGGTGGCGTGGGATGATGCGCTGGAGCTGGGTGAGGCGCACGGGTATCGGAATGCGCAGGTGACGGTGATCGCGCCGACGGGGACGATCGGGTTGCTGATGGACTGCGACACGACGGGGGTGGAGCCGGACTTTGCGTTGGTGAAGTTCAAGAAGCTGGCGGGTGGGGGTTATTTCAAGATTGCGAATCAGTCGTTGAAGCCGGCGTTGGATGCGCTGGGTTATTCCGAGGCGCAGGTGAAAGGGATCATGACGTATGTGATGGGGGCGTTGACGCTGGAGGTGGCGATGCCTTCGGCGAAGGGTGAGGTGGCTGCGAACGGTCCGACGTTTGCGGAGTTTTTGATGGATCGTGGTTTGGAGAAGGCGGACCTGGATCGGTTGACCAAGGCGTTGCCGACGGTGTTTGAGATTGGTCAGGCGTTCACGTCGTGGACGCTTGGGGATGAAGGGATGAAGAAGCTGGGTCTGGCGGACAAGGCGTCGGAGGCGGGTTTTGATCTGCTGCGGGCGTTGGGTCTGACGGGCAAGCAGGTGGAGGCTCTGAATCGAGCGATCTGCGGGACGCAGACCGTGGAGGGTGCTCCGGCGCTCAAGGATGAGCATCTGGCGGTGTTTGATTGTGCGAACAAGTGCGGGAAGCTGGGGCAGCGGTTTATTGTGGCTGAGGGTCATATCCGGATGATGGCGGCGGCTCAGCCGTTTATCACTGGTGCGATCAGCAAGACGATCAACCTGCCCAACGAGGCGAGTGTTGAGGATATTCAGGGCTGCTACCGGTTGAGCTGGGAGTTGGCGCTCAAGGCGAATGCGCTTTATCGGGATGGTTGCAAGCTGAGTCAGCCGTTGAACACGGGGTCCTCGGACACGAAGGACGAGGACGTGCTGGAGGCGATGGAGGATGAGGAAGCGGTAGAGCTTGCTCGTGAGGAGGTCGCTGAGCAGGTGGTGGCGTTGGCGGGTGCTGACGAGCCGATCCGTGAGCGGATTGTTGAGAAGATTGTGGAGCGTCCGCTGCGTCGGCGGCTGTCGGACACGCGGCATAGTCGGACGCACAAGTTCAACGTGGCGGGCCACGAGGGCTATCTGACGGTGGGGCTTTATGACGATGGGACGCCGGGCGAGCTGTTTATCACGATGGCGAAGGAGGGATCGACGATCGGCGGGTTGATGGACTCGCTGGGTACGGCGATCTCGGTGGCGCTTCAGTATGGGGTGCCGGTGGAGTCGCTGGTGACGAAGTTCACGCATCAGCGTTTTGAGCCGGCGGGGATGACGCACAACCCGGATATCCCGTTTGCCAAGAGTCTGGTGGACTACATTTTCCGTTGGATGGGGATGGAGTTTGTGTCGGGGTACAAGTCGGCCAATGCGCCGCTGCGGTCGACGGATGATGGTGATGATCAGACGCCCGCGACCTCGCGGACGATGCCGACGCTGACGGCGGCGCAGACGAGCCATTCGACGGGTAACGGGAATGGCAAGGGCCACGGTCGGGCGGCGAAGCCTGAGGCGGAGGTGTCGGAGTCGGCGACGGCGGTGCTGGTCGAGGAGCGGAAGCCGCGGTTTGATGTGCGTTCGGATCGGGTGACGGTCGAGGACTCGAGCCTGGCGGCGGCGATGAAGGGACTGCAGGCGGACGCTCCGGCGTGCGACGTGTGCGGGACGATCACGGTGCGCAATGGCACGTGCTACAAGTGCCTCAACTGCGGGAACTCGATGGGCTGCTCCTAA
- the dcd gene encoding dCTP deaminase: MAVLCDSQIRELVSIEPFQEAEKRAGRISYGVSSYGYDVRVGTLFKIFTNAPVDGGQSIVDPKRFDDRSFVTVDTEVTGRDHVIIPPNSFALCETVETFVIPRDLLVICVGKSTYARCGIIVNVTPLEPEWRGKVTIEISNTTPLPAKIYANEGIAQMIFLKADRVCAVSYADKAGKYQDQVGLVLPRVD; the protein is encoded by the coding sequence ATGGCCGTGTTGTGTGACAGTCAGATTCGTGAGTTGGTGTCGATCGAGCCTTTTCAGGAGGCGGAGAAGCGGGCGGGTCGGATTTCGTATGGGGTGTCATCGTATGGGTACGACGTTCGGGTGGGGACGCTGTTTAAGATCTTTACGAATGCTCCGGTGGATGGGGGGCAGTCGATTGTTGATCCGAAGCGGTTTGATGATCGGTCGTTCGTGACGGTGGACACGGAGGTGACGGGTCGGGATCACGTGATCATCCCGCCTAACTCGTTTGCGTTGTGCGAGACGGTGGAGACGTTTGTGATCCCGCGGGACCTGCTGGTGATCTGCGTGGGCAAGAGCACGTATGCGCGGTGCGGGATCATTGTGAACGTGACGCCGCTGGAGCCGGAGTGGCGGGGGAAGGTGACGATTGAGATCAGCAACACGACGCCGTTGCCGGCGAAGATCTACGCGAACGAGGGGATTGCGCAGATGATCTTTTTGAAGGCTGATCGGGTGTGTGCGGTGAGCTATGCGGACAAGGCGGGGAAGTATCAGGACCAGGTGGGGTTGGTGCTGCCGAGGGTGGATTGA
- the cyoE gene encoding heme o synthase, which translates to MTQAAPLTKQITEESPKAHTAQPSRLRDYLELSKLRITLMVVLTSWVGYALALHMDQWNAVAIIGLTLGVGLTCISSGILNQVWERTPDARMNRTAHRPIAAGRISITEGITLGVLTGTLGTLILFLLTTPLAALLALATLLVYVLIYTPLKALTPWATHIGAIPGAMPPFIGYAAAAGILSAEAWPAFLIMLIWQIPHFMAIAWLYRNQYAAAGLRMLPVVDAKGRQVAAHVVVTALLLIAAAAMPLFGAYGTAGWVYAIVALGTTLAFAAASIWFALRPCDRRARVVFIASLLYLPIVLSALAWDRL; encoded by the coding sequence ATGACCCAAGCCGCCCCACTAACTAAACAGATCACCGAGGAATCGCCCAAAGCCCACACGGCCCAGCCCTCACGCCTGCGCGACTACCTCGAGCTCTCCAAACTCCGCATCACTCTCATGGTCGTCCTCACCTCATGGGTCGGCTACGCCCTCGCCCTCCACATGGACCAATGGAACGCCGTCGCCATCATCGGCCTCACCCTCGGCGTCGGCCTCACCTGCATCTCCTCCGGCATCCTCAACCAGGTCTGGGAACGAACCCCTGACGCCCGGATGAACCGAACCGCCCACCGCCCCATCGCCGCAGGACGCATCTCCATCACCGAAGGCATCACCCTCGGCGTTCTCACCGGCACCCTGGGTACCCTCATTCTTTTCCTGCTCACCACACCCCTCGCCGCCTTACTCGCCCTGGCCACCCTCCTCGTCTACGTCCTCATCTACACCCCCCTCAAAGCCCTCACCCCCTGGGCCACCCACATCGGTGCCATTCCGGGGGCGATGCCACCGTTCATCGGCTACGCCGCCGCCGCCGGCATCCTCTCCGCAGAAGCCTGGCCCGCCTTCCTCATCATGTTGATCTGGCAAATCCCCCACTTCATGGCGATCGCCTGGCTCTACCGCAACCAGTACGCCGCCGCAGGACTCCGCATGCTCCCCGTTGTCGATGCCAAAGGCAGACAGGTCGCCGCCCACGTCGTCGTCACCGCCCTCCTGCTCATCGCCGCCGCCGCCATGCCCCTCTTCGGCGCCTACGGCACCGCCGGCTGGGTGTACGCCATCGTCGCCCTCGGCACGACCCTCGCCTTCGCCGCCGCCTCCATCTGGTTCGCCCTCAGACCCTGCGACCGCCGCGCCCGCGTCGTCTTCATCGCCTCACTCCTCTACCTGCCGATCGTTCTCTCGGCCCTCGCGTGGGACCGCCTGTGA
- a CDS encoding COX15/CtaA family protein — translation MTAKDATPPNRSGYRRTLHFLAILLALSTFVLIGFGGHVTSLDAGLAVPDWPGTFGYNMFLAPLEVWFHDIGTFWEHSHRLIGSWVGFLTLLLGTGLAIWAPKPWLRWLGIPMIILVITQGVMGGLRVTEQSQPLAALHGVVGQVFFGIVIFTVVATGALWTTAKRRPANQPKAVGEKLATFFSWALVGILIAQLGIGASVRHFGAEKAIPDAPLSYGALMAPMNQAQLDTAILDLPDHLINRVPIDTTIGQVHLHFTHRFMAVIVILSAFFAAWAILAGLRQKAIVTAPLVNVASLMAAQIMLGIMTVWAEIHPTFATMHQSLGALLLAASVWLAARVTIASSLAHPTTIKQIQPPQSNSDNPSTHHDPASHNGHTQPSLQTTGGA, via the coding sequence ATGACCGCCAAGGACGCAACCCCCCCAAACCGCTCCGGTTACCGCCGGACACTCCACTTCCTGGCCATCCTCCTGGCCCTCTCCACCTTTGTCCTCATCGGCTTTGGCGGGCACGTCACCTCCCTCGACGCAGGACTCGCCGTCCCCGATTGGCCCGGAACCTTCGGCTACAACATGTTCCTCGCCCCCCTTGAGGTCTGGTTCCACGACATCGGAACCTTCTGGGAACACTCCCACCGCCTCATCGGATCATGGGTCGGCTTCCTCACCCTCCTCCTCGGCACCGGACTCGCCATCTGGGCACCCAAACCCTGGCTCCGATGGCTTGGCATCCCCATGATCATTCTGGTGATCACCCAAGGCGTCATGGGCGGACTCCGCGTCACCGAACAATCCCAACCCCTCGCCGCCCTCCATGGCGTCGTCGGACAGGTCTTCTTCGGCATCGTCATCTTCACCGTCGTCGCCACCGGCGCCCTCTGGACCACCGCCAAACGCCGACCCGCCAACCAGCCCAAGGCCGTCGGCGAAAAACTCGCCACCTTCTTCTCATGGGCCCTCGTCGGCATCCTCATCGCCCAACTCGGCATCGGCGCCTCCGTCCGACACTTCGGCGCCGAAAAAGCCATCCCCGACGCCCCCCTCTCCTACGGTGCCCTCATGGCCCCGATGAACCAGGCCCAGCTCGACACCGCCATCCTCGACCTCCCCGACCACCTCATCAACCGCGTCCCCATCGACACCACCATCGGACAGGTCCACCTCCACTTCACCCACCGCTTCATGGCGGTCATCGTCATCCTCTCAGCCTTCTTCGCCGCATGGGCCATCCTCGCCGGTCTCCGACAAAAAGCCATCGTCACCGCCCCGCTCGTCAACGTCGCCAGCCTCATGGCCGCCCAGATCATGCTCGGCATCATGACCGTCTGGGCCGAGATCCACCCCACCTTCGCCACCATGCACCAGTCTCTCGGCGCCCTCCTGCTCGCTGCCTCCGTCTGGCTCGCAGCCCGCGTCACCATCGCCTCCTCCCTCGCCCACCCGACCACCATCAAACAGATCCAACCCCCTCAATCAAACAGCGACAACCCATCGACACATCACGACCCAGCCAGCCACAACGGCCACACCCAACCCTCCCTCCAAACCACAGGAGGGGCATGA
- a CDS encoding DHHA1 domain-containing protein translates to MTETNQDFPRLDAYTSTLSADQAAAWLLEAGAGGPVSVMTHTKPDGDAFGSVVAVVGTLCALGMEAHGYVVPPIHSGVARLPGQELVSVVNGTAGGARVPAEGSLVIVDTGAWSQVGPLAGVVAGRLERTLLIDHHLSGDIPAGARHIDGAAAACCEVLYPILGHCLVSGGFGMPDAVRDGLYAGITSDTGWFRFSNTRPGTLRAAADLVEMGVDSPTLLATLEQSERPEKLALLRRAIGSLELWHDQSVAVMTLRRADFEATGALEEETERFVDVPQQVMTVKVVVLVAEKLEGGGCKLSFRSKPGDDAVNVSELARTFGGGGHARASGARVSVSVEEAVGLLRERVGEVLGRG, encoded by the coding sequence GTGACCGAGACGAACCAGGACTTTCCGCGTCTGGACGCTTATACCTCGACGTTGTCTGCGGACCAGGCGGCGGCGTGGCTGCTTGAGGCCGGGGCTGGCGGGCCGGTGAGTGTGATGACGCACACGAAGCCGGATGGTGATGCGTTCGGGTCGGTGGTGGCGGTGGTGGGGACGTTGTGTGCGCTGGGGATGGAGGCTCATGGTTATGTGGTTCCGCCGATTCATTCGGGGGTGGCGCGGCTGCCGGGGCAGGAGCTGGTGTCGGTGGTGAATGGGACGGCGGGCGGGGCGCGAGTGCCTGCTGAGGGGTCACTTGTGATCGTGGACACGGGGGCGTGGTCGCAGGTTGGACCGTTGGCGGGGGTGGTGGCGGGGCGGCTGGAGCGGACGTTGTTGATTGATCACCATTTGTCGGGGGACATCCCGGCGGGGGCGCGGCACATCGACGGGGCGGCTGCGGCGTGTTGCGAGGTGCTGTATCCGATTCTGGGTCACTGCCTGGTCAGCGGTGGTTTTGGGATGCCGGACGCGGTGCGGGACGGGTTGTACGCGGGGATCACGTCGGACACGGGGTGGTTTCGGTTTTCGAATACGCGGCCTGGGACGCTGCGGGCGGCGGCGGACCTGGTGGAGATGGGGGTGGATTCGCCGACGCTGCTGGCGACGCTGGAGCAGAGCGAGCGGCCGGAGAAGCTGGCGTTGTTGCGCAGGGCTATTGGAAGTCTGGAGTTGTGGCATGATCAGTCGGTGGCGGTGATGACGCTGCGGCGGGCGGATTTTGAGGCGACGGGGGCGCTGGAGGAGGAGACGGAGCGGTTTGTGGATGTCCCGCAACAGGTGATGACGGTGAAGGTGGTGGTGCTGGTGGCGGAGAAGCTGGAGGGGGGCGGGTGCAAGCTGAGCTTCCGGTCAAAGCCGGGGGATGACGCGGTGAATGTGTCTGAGCTGGCGCGGACTTTTGGTGGCGGGGGGCACGCGCGGGCGTCAGGGGCGCGGGTGTCGGTGTCTGTGGAGGAGGCGGTGGGGCTGCTGCGGGAGCGGGTGGGCGAGGTGCTGGGGCGCGGGTGA
- a CDS encoding ABC transporter ATP-binding protein — protein MTTNTPPRPASTEPAIAIDALSHRYPGTETDALDDIALTVPHGTMAAVLGPNGSGKSTLFKILTTALKPSGRPNVIPRITLLGHDLRVAGHTIRQSLGVVFQSPSLDRELTVRENLTLQGRIYGLTHQQLKQQVPARLETLGIIDRADDKVATLSGGLARRAELAKALLHNPKLLILDEPSTGVDPTARRQFWHALDAERKRTGLTILMTTHLTDEAEHADHVIILDKGRIVAEGSPAQLKTTMAGGNHAAVLTLATLDPDDLHPLINDLNQHHPVTPLPQRIPGEARLETPNGPAAMRYLLDHHQPKLRSATLAEPTLEDTFEHTTGNPFKTN, from the coding sequence ATGACGACCAACACCCCCCCAAGGCCCGCCAGCACCGAGCCCGCCATCGCCATTGATGCGCTCTCCCACCGCTACCCAGGCACCGAAACCGATGCCCTCGATGACATCGCGCTCACCGTCCCCCACGGAACCATGGCCGCCGTCCTCGGCCCCAACGGCTCAGGAAAATCCACCCTCTTCAAGATCCTCACCACCGCCCTCAAACCCTCCGGCCGCCCCAACGTCATCCCACGCATCACCCTCCTCGGCCACGACCTCCGCGTCGCCGGACACACCATCCGGCAATCCCTCGGCGTCGTCTTCCAGAGCCCCTCCCTCGACCGCGAACTCACCGTCCGCGAAAACCTCACCCTCCAGGGCCGTATCTACGGACTCACCCACCAACAGCTCAAGCAACAGGTCCCCGCGCGACTCGAAACCCTCGGCATCATCGACCGCGCCGATGACAAAGTCGCCACCCTCTCAGGCGGACTCGCCCGACGCGCCGAACTAGCCAAAGCCCTCCTCCACAACCCCAAACTCCTCATCCTCGACGAGCCCTCCACAGGCGTCGATCCCACCGCACGACGACAGTTCTGGCACGCCCTCGACGCCGAACGCAAACGCACCGGCCTCACCATCCTCATGACCACCCACCTCACCGACGAAGCCGAACACGCTGACCACGTCATCATCCTCGACAAAGGACGCATCGTCGCCGAAGGCTCCCCCGCCCAACTCAAGACAACCATGGCCGGCGGAAACCACGCCGCCGTCCTCACCCTCGCCACCCTCGACCCCGATGACCTCCACCCCCTCATCAACGACCTCAACCAGCACCACCCCGTCACCCCACTCCCCCAGCGCATCCCAGGCGAAGCCCGACTCGAAACCCCTAACGGCCCCGCCGCCATGCGCTACCTCCTCGACCACCACCAACCCAAACTCCGCTCCGCCACCCTCGCCGAACCCACCCTCGAAGACACCTTCGAACACACCACCGGCAACCCCTTCAAAACCAACTAA
- a CDS encoding sulfotransferase translates to MHEELKRYLHRPIIILGAPRSGTTFIGKVLAQHPDLAYVVEPRLIWKDGNDLRSDLLRPEHLTPAIRSRIRSSLAQRVHNANRSRLLEKTPSNSIRPGFVDAVLPDAIYIHIIRNGYDAVLSSDKLWDKSGHGVTNVAVGHTRRRLKELSWLRMPFYAPEYLRRMTPKPLKKLVGENPWGPRLPGIHQMLREMDRLQVACLQWKWCVELSCAFGRSLGPDRYYEVRLEDLSEEKTREIIAFCDLSPNDAMEQFIREHYDAERAGQHRSSVDPEAIRKVAPWVEPTNQWLGYPPAPTPSIPV, encoded by the coding sequence ATGCACGAGGAACTCAAACGCTACCTCCACCGGCCGATCATCATCCTCGGCGCACCCCGCTCAGGCACCACCTTCATCGGAAAAGTCCTCGCCCAGCACCCCGACCTCGCCTACGTCGTCGAACCCCGGCTGATCTGGAAAGACGGCAACGACCTGCGTAGCGACCTTCTCCGACCGGAACACCTCACACCCGCCATCAGATCACGCATTCGCTCGAGTCTCGCGCAACGCGTTCACAACGCCAACCGATCTCGACTCCTCGAAAAAACGCCAAGCAACTCCATCCGGCCCGGGTTCGTTGACGCCGTCCTCCCCGACGCCATCTACATCCACATCATCCGAAACGGCTACGACGCCGTCCTCAGCTCCGACAAGCTCTGGGATAAATCCGGCCATGGCGTGACCAACGTCGCCGTCGGACACACCCGACGACGCCTCAAAGAACTCTCCTGGCTCCGAATGCCCTTCTACGCCCCCGAGTATCTCCGACGCATGACACCCAAACCCCTCAAAAAACTCGTCGGCGAAAACCCCTGGGGGCCACGGCTCCCCGGCATCCATCAGATGCTCCGAGAAATGGACCGCCTCCAGGTCGCCTGCCTCCAGTGGAAATGGTGCGTTGAACTCAGCTGCGCCTTCGGCCGCTCCCTCGGACCTGATCGCTACTACGAGGTCCGGCTCGAAGACCTCAGCGAAGAAAAAACCCGAGAGATCATCGCCTTCTGCGACCTCTCACCCAACGACGCCATGGAACAGTTCATCCGAGAACACTACGACGCCGAGCGCGCCGGCCAACACCGCTCCTCGGTCGATCCCGAAGCCATCCGCAAAGTCGCACCGTGGGTCGAACCGACCAACCAATGGCTTGGTTACCCGCCAGCTCCGACACCTTCCATCCCGGTCTAA
- the cimA gene encoding citramalate synthase — translation MVEQSNGSVARSGRRIEIYDTTLRDGTQGADVALTLADKLKLTRALDEMGFDFIEGGYPLSNPKDAAYFEQVRGLKLKHAKITAFGMTRRKGIEAKDDPGMQALVAAGSPVIAIVGKTWDLHVDEVLRVSREENLAMIRDSVAFCAQSGSTEAVFYDAEHFFDGYRANPAYALETLKAALDGGAKRLVLCDTNGGSLPAFVAEAVTAVRERFGLGGAIEGGDGPLLAIHVHNDGALAVANSLAAIEAGCVQVQGTINGIGERCGNVDLIPMAANLALKLGYDCLREGATAGLKGLAKLAYELTGMSAWAGQPYVGANAFTHKGGMHVHAVLRIAHSYEHVEPETVGNTRKVLVSELAGASNIAAQVGAKFGIEDDKATQRKVLEKIQDLEHEGYQFESAEASMELLVYEALGKRPSFWQLHHYRCVILKRDGDAETTTEGTVKLSVDDVTEYRVAEGDGPVNALYQALTDCLGDHYPEIHKIHLSDYKVRVVNPTAETAARVRVVIEFQYTAEDGTTRVFSTVGVDENIVEASWEAISDAFQYLLIEVRAGVGV, via the coding sequence ATGGTCGAGCAGAGCAACGGGTCGGTCGCCCGGAGCGGCCGACGGATTGAGATTTACGATACGACGCTGCGGGACGGCACGCAGGGTGCGGACGTGGCGTTGACGCTGGCGGACAAGCTGAAGCTGACGCGGGCGTTGGACGAGATGGGCTTCGATTTTATCGAAGGGGGTTATCCGCTCTCGAACCCGAAGGACGCGGCTTATTTCGAGCAGGTCCGGGGTTTGAAGCTCAAGCACGCGAAGATCACGGCGTTCGGGATGACCCGGCGCAAGGGGATCGAGGCGAAGGATGATCCGGGGATGCAGGCGCTGGTAGCGGCGGGGTCGCCGGTGATCGCGATCGTCGGGAAGACGTGGGACCTGCACGTCGACGAGGTGCTGCGGGTGTCGCGGGAGGAGAACCTGGCGATGATCCGTGACTCGGTGGCGTTTTGTGCGCAGTCGGGTTCGACGGAGGCGGTGTTTTATGACGCGGAGCACTTCTTTGATGGCTACCGGGCGAACCCGGCGTATGCCCTGGAGACGTTGAAGGCTGCTCTGGATGGTGGGGCGAAGCGGCTGGTGTTGTGTGATACCAATGGGGGGTCGCTGCCGGCGTTTGTCGCGGAAGCGGTGACGGCGGTGCGCGAGCGGTTTGGGTTGGGCGGGGCGATCGAGGGTGGGGACGGACCGCTGCTGGCGATTCATGTGCACAACGATGGTGCGTTGGCGGTGGCGAACTCGCTGGCGGCGATCGAGGCGGGGTGTGTGCAGGTGCAGGGCACGATCAACGGCATCGGCGAGCGGTGCGGGAACGTGGACCTGATCCCGATGGCGGCGAACCTGGCGCTGAAGCTGGGGTATGACTGTCTGCGTGAGGGGGCGACGGCTGGGCTCAAGGGTCTGGCGAAGCTGGCTTACGAGTTGACGGGGATGTCGGCGTGGGCGGGTCAGCCTTACGTCGGAGCGAATGCGTTCACGCATAAGGGGGGGATGCATGTGCACGCGGTGCTGCGGATCGCGCACAGCTATGAGCATGTGGAGCCGGAGACGGTGGGGAATACCCGGAAGGTTCTGGTGTCGGAGCTGGCGGGGGCGAGCAACATCGCGGCGCAGGTCGGGGCGAAGTTCGGCATCGAGGACGACAAGGCCACGCAGCGGAAGGTTCTGGAGAAGATCCAGGACCTGGAGCATGAGGGGTATCAGTTCGAGTCGGCGGAGGCGTCGATGGAACTGCTGGTTTACGAGGCGCTGGGCAAGCGGCCATCGTTCTGGCAACTGCACCACTACCGTTGCGTTATCCTCAAGCGGGACGGGGATGCGGAGACGACGACCGAGGGGACGGTGAAGCTCTCGGTGGATGACGTCACGGAGTACCGGGTGGCGGAGGGTGACGGCCCGGTGAACGCTTTGTATCAGGCCTTGACCGACTGCCTTGGCGACCATTACCCCGAGATCCACAAGATCCATCTGTCGGACTACAAGGTGCGTGTGGTGAACCCGACGGCGGAGACGGCGGCGCGGGTGCGGGTGGTGATCGAGTTCCAGTACACCGCAGAGGACGGCACGACGCGGGTGTTCTCGACGGTGGGTGTGGATGAGAATATCGTGGAGGCGAGTTGGGAGGCGATCTCGGATGCGTTTCAGTATCTGTTGATTGAGGTGCGGGCTGGGGTGGGGGTTTAA